CTTCCTCCACCACGCCAACTACGCCATCGCGACGACGGCCGGCATCGGCGCGGCCCTCCTGTCGCGCACGCGGGGGAAGCCCGCGGCCGCCGCGGAGCCCTCGGCGCGTCCGGCCGCGTTGCCCGCGCGGCGATGAACCCGGCGCTGCTCGCCGCGCACTGGGTTCGGGGAAGGGAGACGCTCCCCCGGTATCTCATTCTCGGGATGACCAACCTCTGCAACTCGAAGTGCGTCACCTGCTTCTACTGGGACCACCTGAACGTCAACCGGCATCTGGAAATGTCGCTGGAGGAATACGACCGGGCGCTGGCGGACCTCGGCGCCCTCTATTCGGTCGTCCTCACGGGGGGGGAGCCGACGTTGAACCGCGATCTCCCGGCGATCACGAGGCTCCTCTACGGGCGCCACGACGCCTCGAACGTCACGATGCCGACGAACTCCCTCATCCCCGAGCAGGTGGAGGCGATCGTCGCCGGAGCCCTGGCATCGCGAAAGGACGAGCGGCAGACGTTCACCGTCGGCCTCTCCCTCGACCATCTGGGAGAGCGGCACGACGCGATTCGGGGCGCCCCGGGGAACTTCCCGAAGGTGGTCGAGACCTATCGCCGGCTCGCGGCGCTGAAGGAGAAGTCGCGCGGCTTCGTCCTGAACGTGCAGACCGTGCTCGCCTCGTTCAACATGGGCGACCTCCCCGAGATCACGGGCTGGGTCGCGGGAAACTTCCCGGAGATCGACTTCCACTCGTTCGAGCTCCTGCGGCCCCCGTTCCCCGATCCGTCGATCCGCGCCCTGACCTCGGACGAGTACGCCGAGCGGCTCCGGTTCCTGAAACCCTACTGGCGCCGCTTCGACCGCTACCGGCCGATCCTCCGGCAGCTCAAGGTCGCGGCCCGGACGGCGGAGCTCGAGACGCTCGAGCAGGAGCGGATGGTCTATCCCTGTTACGCCGGGACGATCTCCGGGGTCCTGAACCCGGAAGGAACGGTCTCCCTGTGCGAGGTGATGTGGGAGGTCGGCAACATCCGCGACTTCGGCTGGTCGTTCCGGAAGGCGTGGTTCTCGGAGAAGGCGGTCGAGATGCGGCGCCAGATCGCGGAGCGCGCCTGCTGGTGCACGCATTCCTGCTTCATGACGTCGTCGCTCCCGTTCTCGGCGAAGGGGGTCGCGCACCTCGCGCGCGAGGCTCTCCTGCCGGGGCGCTGAGCGCTCCCTATTGCAGCGGGCTCGGCACGGCGAAGGCGTAGAGATTGCCCGCCACGTCGCCGAAGTAGATCCGTCCGCGGGAGATCGCGACCCCGCCGTACAGGTCGGAAGAGGCGTCCGCCTTCCAGAGGAGCTCGCCGGTGGCCGCGTCGAGCGCGATGCAGCTCTTGCCGCCGGCCGCGAAGACGACCCCGTTGGCGTAGGAGATCGGCGCGAGGACCGGACCGGCCGCCGCGTAGCGCCACAGGATCGCGCCCGTGGCCGGGTCGAGGGCGTAGACGGTCCCGTGCGCGCTGTAGTCGGGGGGCACGCCGGCCCCGACGTACAGGCGCCGGCCGTCGAAGGCGGCGGTCGAGATCGTCCCATGCCCGCACTGCGGACACTCGCCTCCCACCGCGATCAGCGTCTTCCAGACCGGCCCGCCCGAGAGGTCGTCGCGCCGGAAAGCGTAGTAGTAGCCGTTCTTCTGCCCGGCGCCGACGAGCGCCCGCCCCGAGGCGTCGGCGAAGAGCGTCGGCGACGAGCCCCAGTCGGCGTCCAGGGCGAGCGCGAAGTCCTCGGGCGGGATCTTCCAGAAATCCTCGACCGCGAGCGTCCCGAGCGAGAGGCGGAGGATCGAGTAGGCGTAGCCGTCGTCGTAATGGGTGGCGGACGCGGTCGTCACGAAGAGGTTCCCCGCCGCCGCGTCGATCGCGGGGGAGGACCAGACGCCCGAGCCGTAGTGCGACCGGTCGACGGGATTCTGCGAGAGGTCGACCGTCGCCGTCAGCGTCCCCGTCGCGGCGTCGAGCGCGTCGACGCGCCCCGGGACGAACGGGTTGTCGCAGTTGCTCGACACCCCCTGGTAGACGGTTCCCGCGAGCACCGCCGGCGAGCACCATCCGTAGTACCCGCCCTGCGGCGAGTTGTCGCCGAGGCGGGTCTTCCAGCGGACCGCCAGCGTCGCCGCGTCGAGCGCGTAGAATGCGTCGTCGCCGCCGGCGACGTAGACGACGCCGCCCGTGACGTGCGGGGCCGAGGTGATTCCGAGCTCGGGCGGGCTGCATTTCGGGGCGGCGGTGCGCCCGAGGTCGGCAGTTGCGAGCACCGCCCCCGTCTCGGCGTCCAGGACCCACTCCGTTCCCGACCAGTCGCCGACGTAGACGCGCCGCCCCGCGACGATCGGGGAAGAGGCGATTGCACCCGGCAGGGTGTCCGTCCAGGCGGCCGCCATCGTCCCCATCGACGCCGGGGAGATCAGGCGCTCGCCCTGGGCCACGCCGGTC
The Thermoanaerobaculia bacterium DNA segment above includes these coding regions:
- a CDS encoding radical SAM protein, producing the protein MNPALLAAHWVRGRETLPRYLILGMTNLCNSKCVTCFYWDHLNVNRHLEMSLEEYDRALADLGALYSVVLTGGEPTLNRDLPAITRLLYGRHDASNVTMPTNSLIPEQVEAIVAGALASRKDERQTFTVGLSLDHLGERHDAIRGAPGNFPKVVETYRRLAALKEKSRGFVLNVQTVLASFNMGDLPEITGWVAGNFPEIDFHSFELLRPPFPDPSIRALTSDEYAERLRFLKPYWRRFDRYRPILRQLKVAARTAELETLEQERMVYPCYAGTISGVLNPEGTVSLCEVMWEVGNIRDFGWSFRKAWFSEKAVEMRRQIAERACWCTHSCFMTSSLPFSAKGVAHLAREALLPGR
- a CDS encoding PQQ-binding-like beta-propeller repeat protein, giving the protein MRAADRRRFRSACALVAGLCAASGGAAQRPNVDLRTAVIPPSLVVAYPGRGSLEDWPKYCANLAMTGVAQGERLISPASMGTMAAAWTDTLPGAIASSPIVAGRRVYVGDWSGTEWVLDAETGAVLATADLGRTAAPKCSPPELGITSAPHVTGGVVYVAGGDDAFYALDAATLAVRWKTRLGDNSPQGGYYGWCSPAVLAGTVYQGVSSNCDNPFVPGRVDALDAATGTLTATVDLSQNPVDRSHYGSGVWSSPAIDAAAGNLFVTTASATHYDDGYAYSILRLSLGTLAVEDFWKIPPEDFALALDADWGSSPTLFADASGRALVGAGQKNGYYYAFRRDDLSGGPVWKTLIAVGGECPQCGHGTISTAAFDGRRLYVGAGVPPDYSAHGTVYALDPATGAILWRYAAAGPVLAPISYANGVVFAAGGKSCIALDAATGELLWKADASSDLYGGVAISRGRIYFGDVAGNLYAFAVPSPLQ